A window from Dioscorea cayenensis subsp. rotundata cultivar TDr96_F1 chromosome 10, TDr96_F1_v2_PseudoChromosome.rev07_lg8_w22 25.fasta, whole genome shotgun sequence encodes these proteins:
- the LOC120270056 gene encoding inositol polyphosphate multikinase IPK2-like — MLKPPEHQVAGHRANEGQLGPLIDGTGRFYKPLQSDSRGEHEVAFYSSFSSDPRVPSHVRSFFPGFHGTQLLPASDGSGPRPHLVLDDIFSSIPRPSVIDLKIGACTWPPNSPDNYLMKCLRKDQETTSLVLGFRISGLRVDSASGLYKPGKKDVKNYTAGDVKRVLKKFVSSNPDSSSDPDCAFAAVVYGGSEGVLAQLLELKAWFEDQTLYHFFSVSVLVGYRRDEVGSMRPLVRLVDFSHVVEGDGVIDHNFLGGLCSLIKFISEILIEPDEKFSSGGCLEESKRTPQLGVENGVLEE; from the coding sequence ATGCTGAAGCCGCCGGAGCATCAGGTCGCCGGCCACCGGGCAAACGAGGGCCAACTCGGTCCGCTCATCGACGGAACCGGGCGCTTCTACAAGCCCCTTCAGTCCGATTCGCGCGGGGAGCACGAGGTCGCCTTCTACTCGTCCTTCTCCTCCGATCCTCGCGTGCCTTCCCACGTTCGAAGCTTCTTCCCTGGCTTCCATGGAACACAGCTCCTTCCCGCTTCGGATGGCTCCGGTCCTCGTCCACATCTTGTCCTCGATGACATCTTCTCCTCCATCCCCCGCCCATCCGTCATCGACCTCAAGATCGGCGCTTGCACCTGGCCCCCCAACTCGCCTGAcaactatttgatgaaatgcctgagAAAAGATCAGGAGACCACTAGCCTCGTTCTTGGATTCCGAATCTCCGGCCTCCGAGTCGACTCAGCGTCCGGACTCTACAAGCCTGGCAAAAAGGATGTGAAGAACTACACCGCCGGCGATGTCAAGCGGGTATTGAAGAAGTTCGTGTCTTCCAACCCAGATTCGAGCTCTGATCCGGACTGCGCCTTTGCGGCAGTGGTCTATGGCGGGTCGGAAGGGGTGCTGGCGCAGTTGCTGGAGCTGAAGGCATGGTTTGAGGATCAAACTCTGTATCACTTCTTTTCGGTCTCGGTCTTGGTGGGCTATAGGAGGGATGAGGTCGGGAGTATGCGGCCATTGGTGAGGCTAGTGGATTTCTCGCATGTCGTTGAGGGAGATGGGGTTATCGATCATAACTTCCTCGGCGGGCTCTGCTCGCTAATCAAGTTTATATCGGAGATACTGATTGAACCAGATGAAAAGTTTAGCTCTGGAGGTTGCTTGGAGGAATCTAAGAGAACACCTCAATTGGGCGTTGAGAATGGAGTGCTTGAAGAGTAA